GAGCACACGGACGATTCGCCGATCTGGCTCGCGGGCTCGCACGGCGCGCAGTTCTGGGTTCCCGGCGTCGGCATCGAGGCGGCGCACGACGACACCGCCGACCTCGCGTTGCGCGATCGCCTGCAGGACGAGGTCGGTCGCCGCACGGCCGAGATGTCGGGCGTGTGGATGGAGCCGAAGGAGTACGGCTTCGGCGTGCACACCCGGACCGCGGATGCCGAGACCACGCGCGCCGCTCGCGCGCTGGCCGACGAGCTCGTCGCCACCGAGGCTCCCACGTGGCGCCGTCGCACCGGCTACGACATCCTCGAGTTCTCGTTCCGTCACGAGGGCAAGGACTCCGCGATCGCGCATCTGAGGGAGCGGGTGGATGCTTCGGCCGTGCTGTTCGCGGGCGACGACGTCACCGATGAGGACGCTCTGCGCTCCCTCGGGACCGGGGACCTCGGCATCCGTGTCGGTGGGGGAGAGACCGCCGCGACGCTGCGCGTCGACGACATCGCCGCGCTCGTCGGGGTCCTCGAAGGCGTGGCACGGTTGCGCCGAGCGCATACCGATTGATCAGGGATTCGACACTCGTGGCGCATCGGCGCGTCACGAGCGCGCAATAGACTGCGAGGATGCCCGCACCGCAGAATCCGAACACCGGCGAGTTCGATATCAAGCCCCGCAGTCGCGTCGTCACCGACGGCATCGAAGCCACCACGTCGCGCGGAATGCTCCGCGCGGTCGGCATGGGTGACGAGGACTGGGACAAGCCCCAGATCGGCATCGCGTCGAGCTGGAACGAGATCACCCCCTGCAACCTCAGCCTCGACCGTCTCGCGCAGGGCGCCAAGGAGGGCGTCCACGCCGGCGGCGGGTACCCGCTGCAGTTCGGCACCATCTCCGTCTCCGACGGCATCTCGATGGGCCACGAGGGCATGCACTTCTCGCTCGTGTCGCGCGAGGTCATCGCCGACAGCGTCGAGACCGTCATGATGGCCGAGCGCCTCGACGGCTCCGTGCTGCTGGCCGGCTGCGACAAGTCGATCCCCGGCATGCTCATGGCATCCGCTCGTCTCGACCTCTCGAGCGTCTTCCTCTACGCCGGATCTATCGCGCCGGGCTGGGTCAAGCTCTCCGACGGCACCGAGAAGGACGTCACGATCATCGACTCGTTCGAGGCCGTCGGTGCGTGCCTCGCGGGCAAGATGAGCGAGGCCGACCTCAAGCGCATCGAGTGCGCGATCGCCCCCGGCGAGGGGGCGTGCGGCGGCATGTACACCGCCAACACCATGGCGTCCGTCGCCGAGGCGCTCGGCCTGAGCCTCCCCGGCTCGGCCGCCCCGCCGTCGGCCGACCGCCGTCGCGACTACTTCGCCCACCGCTCGGGCGAGGCCGTCGTCAACCTTCTGCGCCAGGGCATCACCACGCGCGACATCCTGACCAAGGAGGCGTTCGAGAACGCCATCGCCCTCGCCATGGCGCTGGGTGGCTCCACCAACGTCGTCCTGCACCTGCTCGCGATCGCGAACGAGGCCGAGGTCGAGCTGAACCTGCACGACTTCAACCGCATCGGCGACCGCACCCCGCACGTCGCCGACATGAAGCCCTTCGGCCAGTACGTCATGAACGACGTCGACCGTCACGGCGGCATCCCGGTGATCATGAAGGCCATGCTCGACGAGGGCCTGCTGCACGGCGACGCGCTCACCGTCACGGGCAAGACCCTCGCCGAGAACCTCGCCGACCTGAACCCCGACCCGGTCGACGGCAAGGTCATCCACTCGTTCGACGACCCGATCCACGCCACCGGCGGCATCACGATCCTCCACGGCTCGATGGCGCCCGAGGGTGCGGTCGTGAAGTCGGCCGGCTTCGACGGCAACGTCTTCGAGGGTCCCGCCCGCGTGTTCGAGCGCGAGCGCGCCGCGATGGACGCCCTCGAGGCGGGCGACATCGCTGCCGGCGACGTCGTCGTCATCCGCTACGAGGGCCCCAAGGGTGGCCCCGGTATGCGCGAGATGCTCGCCATCACCGCCGCCATCAAGGGCGCGGGCCTCGGAAAAGATGTACTACTCTTGACGGACGGTCGATTCTCAGGCGGCACAACCGGCCTCTGCATCGGCCACATAGCTCCCGAAGCGGTGGACGCAGGTCCTATCGCCTTCGTGCGCGATGGTGATCTGATACGGGTCGATATCGCCGCTCGCAGTCTCGACTTGATCGTCGATGAGGCCGAGCTGAGTTCCCGCCGCGAAGGCTGGGAACCGCTTCCCCCGCGCTATACCCGTGGCGTTCTGGCCAAGTACTCCAAGCTCGTGCACTCCGCCGCGGAGGGCGCGGTCACGGGCTGACGGCCGTCCCCCTTCTCACCTTCTTACGGTTCTCGAGGTACTCCCATGTCCATCGATTCCCCTACGGCGGCCGTGCCCCGGCCGCCCGCCCGCACCGCTCCGGCGCCCGTGATGACGGGTGCTCAGGCGGTCGTCCGCTCGCTCGACCTGCTCGGCGTCACCGATGTGTTCGGTCTCCCGGGCGGGGCGATCATGCCCGTCTACGACCCGCTCATGGACGACGAGCACGTTCGCCACATCCTGGTCCGTCACGAGCAGGGCGCCGGCCACGCGGCTGAGGGTTACGCCGCGGCCTCGGGCAAGGTCGGTGTCGCGATCGCGACGTCCGGCCCGGGCGCCACCAACCTCGTCACCGCGATCGCCGACGCCTACATGGACTCGGTGCCGCTGGTGTGCATCACCGGACAGGTGTTCTCGACCCTCATGGGGACGGATGCCTTCCAGGAGGCCGACATCGTCGGCATCACGATGCCGATCACCAAGCACTCCTTCCTGGTCAAGACGGCAGACGAGATTCCGGGCGCCATCGCGGCGGCCTTCGAGATCGCCTCCACGGGCCGCCCCGGCCCGGTGCTCGTCGACATCACGAAGGACGCGCAGCAGGCGGAGGCTCCCTTCGTGTGGCCGCCGAAGATCGACCTGCCCGGCTACCGTCCCGTCACCAGGGCGCACGGCAAGCAGATCCAGGCCGCGGCCCAGCTGCTCGCGACCGCCAAGAAGCCTGTGCTGTACGTGGGCGGCGGAACGATCCGTTCGAGCGCGTCGGCCGAGCTGAAGGTGCTCGCCGAGGCGACCGGTGCCCCCGTGGTCACCACGCTCATGGCGCGCGGTGCCTTCCCCGACTCGCACGAGCAGCACCTCGGCATGCCCGGTATGCACGGCACCGTCCCCGCGGTGCTGGCGCTGCAGGAGAGCGACCTGATCGTCTCCCTCGGCGCGCGCTTCGACGACCGCGTGACCGGCAAGGCGGCGCTCTTCGCGCCCCACGCGCAGGTCGTGCACGTCGACATCGACCCCGCCGAGATCTCGAAGATCCGCACGGCCGACGTGCCGATCGTGGGCGACCTGAAAGAGGTGCTGGTCGACCTGGATGCCGCTTTCCGCGCCGCCGATGCCGAGCACCCGCACGATTACACGGAATGGTGGACCTACCTGAACGGCCTCCGCGAGGAGTTCCCGCTCGGCTACACGCCCACCACCGACGGTCTCCTGTCGCCGCAGCATGTGATCCAGCGCATCGGCGAGCTGACCGGACCCGAGGGTGTCTACGCCTCGGGCGTCGGCCAGCACCAGATGTGGGCCGCCCAGTTCATCAAGTACGAGCGGCCGAACGCGTGGCTGAACTCCGGCGGCGCCGGCACCATGGGCTATGCGGTTCCCGCGGCCATGGGGGCCAAGGTCGCTCAGCCCGATCGCGCCGTCTGGGCGATCGACGGCGACGGCTGCTTCCAGATGACCAATCAGGAGCTGGCGACCTGCGTCATCAACGACATCCCGATCAAGGTCGCGATCATCAACAACTCTTCGCTCGGCATGGTGCGCCAGTGGCAGACGCTGTTCTTCGACGGCCGCCACTCCAACACCGACCTGAACACGGGGCACGGCACGCGCCGCATCCCGGACTTCGTCAAGCTGGCGGAGGCCTACGGTTGCCTGGCGATCCGGGTCGAGAAGGAAGACGAGATCGACGCGGCGATCCAGCTCGCGCTGGACACGAACGATCGTCCCGTCGTGATCGACTTTGTCGTGAGCGCCGACGCGATGGTGTGGCCGATGGTGCCGCAGGGCGTCAGCAACAGCTATGTCCAGTACGCGCGCGACCACTCGCCCGCCTTCAACGAGCAGGAGGACTGAGATGTCTCGTCACGTGCTGAGCCTCCTCGTCGAGGACAAGCCCGGTCTGCTCACGCGCGTCGCCGGTCTCTTCGCGCGCCGCGGGTTCAACATCGAATCCCTCGCCGTGGGCGTGACCGAGGTGCCGGGTCTCTCGCGCATCACGGTCGTGGTCGACGTCGAAGGCCTGCCGCTCGAGCAGGTCACGAAGCAGCTCAACAAGCTGATCAACGTGATCAAGATCGTCGAGCTCGACCCCGCGGCATCCGTTCAGCGCGAACACGTCCTCGTGAAGGTGCGCGCCGACAACGCGACACGGTCGAACGTGCTCGAGGTCGTGAACCTCTTCCGCGCCTCGGTGGTCGATTACGCCCCGGATGCCATCGTGATCGAGATCACGGGTGACTCGGGCAAGGTCGCCGCCTTCCTCAAAGCCATCGAGCCGTTCGGCGTGAAAGAGCTCGCGCAGTCGGGTCTTCTCGCGGTCGGTCGCGGCGGCAAGAGCATCACCGAACGCGTCCTGCGCGGCTGAACCCCCGTCGGTCCCGGAGCCTGTCGAAGGGCCGACACCCCGAACCGCGTCGGTCCCTGAGCCTGTCGAAGGGCCCGACTCCCGAACTTCACTCGTCCACCAAACCCCCGGTCCCTTCGACAAGCTCAGGGACCTGAAACCAAGGAGAAAGTTCCATGGCAGAGATCTTCTACGACGACGACGCCGACCTCTCGATCATCCAGGGCAAGAAGGTCGCGATCGTCGGCTACGGCTCGCAGGGCCACGCGCACGCGCAGAACCTCCGCGACTCGGGCGTCGAGGTCGTCATCGCGCTCAAGGACGGCTCGAAGTCGGCCGCCAAGGCGCAGGAGGACGGCTTCGAGGTCAAGAACGTCGCCGACGCCGCCGAGTGGGCCGACCTGATCATGATCCTCGCGCCCGACCAGCACCAGCGCTCGATCTTCGCGGACTCCATCAAGGACAAGCTCACCGAGGGCAAGACGCTCGCCTTCGCGCACGGCTTCAACATCCGCTTCGGCTACATCGACGCCCCCGAGGGCGTCGACGTGATCCTCGTCGCCCCCAAGGCCCCCGGTCACACGGTGCGTCGCGAGTACGTCGCCGGCCGTGGCATCCCGGACATCATCGCCGTGGAGCGCGACGCCTCGGGCTCGGCCTGGGACACCGCGCTCTCGTACGCCAAGGCCATCGGCGGCACCCGTGCCGGCGTCATCAAGACGACCTTCACCGAAGAGACCGAGACCGACCTGTTCGGCGAGCAGGCCGTGCTCTGCGGTGGCATGAGCCACCTCGTGCAGGCCGGCTTCGAGACCCTCGTCGAGGCCGGCTACCAGCCGCAGATCGCGTACTTCGAGGTGCTGCACGAGCTCAAGCTCATCGTCGACCTCATGTGGGAGGGTGGCATCGCCAAGCAGCGCTGGTCGATCTCCGACACGGCCGAGTACGGCGACTACGTCTCGGGCCCGCGCGTCATCTCGTCCGACGTGAAGGAGAGCATGAAGGGGGTGCTCGCCGACATCCAGTCGGGTGCCTTCGCCGAGCGCTTCATCGCCGACCAGGACAACGGCGCCCCCGAGTTCCTCGAGCTGCGCGAGAAGGAGCAGGGTCACCCGATCGAGGCGACCGGTAAGGAGCTCCGCGGCCTCTTCGCCTGGAAGCAGCAGGACAGCGACTACACGGAGGGCAGCGCTGCGCGCTGACCTCCGCCGGAGGCTGCGTCATCCATAGCGATCGCCCAGGCGATCGCGGTGGGCTCGGCCGCGCGCTGAGTTCCTCTTCCCGAACGCCCCGGAACCCTGTGGTTCCGGGGCGTTCGCCGTTTCGGCGGGGCGCGCCCCGGTCGCGGGGGAGCGCCGCTACCGTGGAGACGTGAGCACACCGCGCGATGACGACGCCCTCTCGTGGGGCGGTGACGACGACCCGACCCTCGACGTCGGAGACAAGCGCGAGTCCGCGAGCCCCGGTGAGCCCGAACCGCTGATCCGGGAGCCTCGTCCGGAGCCGCTCGTCGCGTCCTCGCCCGAGCGCCCCGCGACCGTGGTGCCCGATGACGGCGGGGCGGCCGAGCCCGTGGCATCCGCTTCGTCCGAAGAAGTCCCGGATGCCGCGCCCGCGGCGCCCCTGGGCAACATCGGTCTCGTGGGCATCGGTGTGGTGGCCGCGACGTACCTGTTCTTCGCGCTCGGCTGGCTCGTCTCCGGACGCCAGCTGCAGAGCCTCGGCATCCCGATTCCGGACGTCACCGTCGTCGCGATGACCATCGGCGCGACACTCGCACCGCTCGTCTGGTTCGTCGCGGTGCTCGTGCTCACCCGCTCGTGGCGGACGTGGCAGCGTTTCCTGCTGCTCATCCTGGGGCTCGTGCTGCTCGTGCCCTGGCCGTTCCTGTCGATGGGGTCCCTCGCATGAGTGCCGTCACCCGTACGCGCCATCTCCCGACCTGGCTGATCGTCACGATCGCGGGGGTCTTCGGCCTGTTCTACGCCTACGTCGTGTGGAGCTCGGTCGCGCTCCTCGTGCTGCAGGTGAACGGCCCGCTCGGGCTCAACGGCCTCGGCTGGTTCGTCTACATCCTGCCCGTCGTCTTCCCGCTGATCGCCTTCGGCATCGCGTTCTCGATCGGGTGGCGGCGGAAGGCGGGGGAGTTCGCGATCGTGATGCTCGCCGGCCTCACCCTGTCCTCGGCCTTCTGGCTCGCGATCGTCGGGTACGGCACGACTTCGTACGGGCTGTACGGGTCGTAGGCGGCGGCGTGCGCGCCCCCGACGCGCGCCACCGGCCCGCACCCCGGCCGCCGCGCCGGACAGGGGCATCGGATCGGCGGGATCGTCACACGGTCCGGCATCCATCCGCCTCCGCGCTAGGCTGGCAGACGGCCCGCACGGGTCGCGCGCCCGGTTCGCGCCGGCGGTGTGCGACGGTGCGCGTCACCTCCCCAGCACCGTTTCGAAGGACGCATCCGTGACGAAGCCCGTCGTGCTCATCGCCGAAGAACTCTCTCCCGCCACGATCGACGCGCTCGGCCCCGACTTCGACGTGCGCAACGTCGATGGGACCGACCGCCCCGCGCTGCTCTCGGCTCTCGCCGACGCGCACGCGGTGCTGGTGCGCTCGGCCACCCAGATCGACGCCGAGGCCCTCGCGGCCGCCCCGTCGCTGAAGGTCGTCGCCCGCGCCGGCGTCGGACTCGACAACGTCGACATCAAGTCGGCCACGGCCGCGGGTGTCATGGTCGTGAACGCGCCGACCTCGAACATCATCTCGGCGGCCGAGCTCACGGTCGGGCACG
This portion of the Microbacterium testaceum StLB037 genome encodes:
- the otsB gene encoding trehalose-phosphatase — protein: MTAADATIEAVATTDRLLIALDFDGTLSPLVDEPMTARMTPGARAVLDELVTLPRTVVALVSGRSLGHLREIAEHTDDSPIWLAGSHGAQFWVPGVGIEAAHDDTADLALRDRLQDEVGRRTAEMSGVWMEPKEYGFGVHTRTADAETTRAARALADELVATEAPTWRRRTGYDILEFSFRHEGKDSAIAHLRERVDASAVLFAGDDVTDEDALRSLGTGDLGIRVGGGETAATLRVDDIAALVGVLEGVARLRRAHTD
- the ilvD gene encoding dihydroxy-acid dehydratase; amino-acid sequence: MPAPQNPNTGEFDIKPRSRVVTDGIEATTSRGMLRAVGMGDEDWDKPQIGIASSWNEITPCNLSLDRLAQGAKEGVHAGGGYPLQFGTISVSDGISMGHEGMHFSLVSREVIADSVETVMMAERLDGSVLLAGCDKSIPGMLMASARLDLSSVFLYAGSIAPGWVKLSDGTEKDVTIIDSFEAVGACLAGKMSEADLKRIECAIAPGEGACGGMYTANTMASVAEALGLSLPGSAAPPSADRRRDYFAHRSGEAVVNLLRQGITTRDILTKEAFENAIALAMALGGSTNVVLHLLAIANEAEVELNLHDFNRIGDRTPHVADMKPFGQYVMNDVDRHGGIPVIMKAMLDEGLLHGDALTVTGKTLAENLADLNPDPVDGKVIHSFDDPIHATGGITILHGSMAPEGAVVKSAGFDGNVFEGPARVFERERAAMDALEAGDIAAGDVVVIRYEGPKGGPGMREMLAITAAIKGAGLGKDVLLLTDGRFSGGTTGLCIGHIAPEAVDAGPIAFVRDGDLIRVDIAARSLDLIVDEAELSSRREGWEPLPPRYTRGVLAKYSKLVHSAAEGAVTG
- a CDS encoding acetolactate synthase large subunit, whose translation is MSIDSPTAAVPRPPARTAPAPVMTGAQAVVRSLDLLGVTDVFGLPGGAIMPVYDPLMDDEHVRHILVRHEQGAGHAAEGYAAASGKVGVAIATSGPGATNLVTAIADAYMDSVPLVCITGQVFSTLMGTDAFQEADIVGITMPITKHSFLVKTADEIPGAIAAAFEIASTGRPGPVLVDITKDAQQAEAPFVWPPKIDLPGYRPVTRAHGKQIQAAAQLLATAKKPVLYVGGGTIRSSASAELKVLAEATGAPVVTTLMARGAFPDSHEQHLGMPGMHGTVPAVLALQESDLIVSLGARFDDRVTGKAALFAPHAQVVHVDIDPAEISKIRTADVPIVGDLKEVLVDLDAAFRAADAEHPHDYTEWWTYLNGLREEFPLGYTPTTDGLLSPQHVIQRIGELTGPEGVYASGVGQHQMWAAQFIKYERPNAWLNSGGAGTMGYAVPAAMGAKVAQPDRAVWAIDGDGCFQMTNQELATCVINDIPIKVAIINNSSLGMVRQWQTLFFDGRHSNTDLNTGHGTRRIPDFVKLAEAYGCLAIRVEKEDEIDAAIQLALDTNDRPVVIDFVVSADAMVWPMVPQGVSNSYVQYARDHSPAFNEQED
- the ilvN gene encoding acetolactate synthase small subunit; amino-acid sequence: MSRHVLSLLVEDKPGLLTRVAGLFARRGFNIESLAVGVTEVPGLSRITVVVDVEGLPLEQVTKQLNKLINVIKIVELDPAASVQREHVLVKVRADNATRSNVLEVVNLFRASVVDYAPDAIVIEITGDSGKVAAFLKAIEPFGVKELAQSGLLAVGRGGKSITERVLRG
- the ilvC gene encoding ketol-acid reductoisomerase, producing the protein MAEIFYDDDADLSIIQGKKVAIVGYGSQGHAHAQNLRDSGVEVVIALKDGSKSAAKAQEDGFEVKNVADAAEWADLIMILAPDQHQRSIFADSIKDKLTEGKTLAFAHGFNIRFGYIDAPEGVDVILVAPKAPGHTVRREYVAGRGIPDIIAVERDASGSAWDTALSYAKAIGGTRAGVIKTTFTEETETDLFGEQAVLCGGMSHLVQAGFETLVEAGYQPQIAYFEVLHELKLIVDLMWEGGIAKQRWSISDTAEYGDYVSGPRVISSDVKESMKGVLADIQSGAFAERFIADQDNGAPEFLELREKEQGHPIEATGKELRGLFAWKQQDSDYTEGSAAR